The Salvelinus sp. IW2-2015 linkage group LG15, ASM291031v2, whole genome shotgun sequence genome includes a region encoding these proteins:
- the il12b2 gene encoding LOW QUALITY PROTEIN: interleukin-12 subunit beta (The sequence of the model RefSeq protein was modified relative to this genomic sequence to represent the inferred CDS: inserted 1 base in 1 codon; deleted 1 base in 1 codon): MAGRTMTVVPWVIMLLCVILPRVNGLTSFHEFYMVDXGDSLVTLTCPTAFSGAMTWKYDTEDLDKTQVQGHNLILNEVDWYGEYSCWDGDRKLGSIYLLEELVPRTGRYYLISCRAKSYGCTFNCSWTSSEFTAVRLGLGHDCTDSQESCTWVYPTTSLQDGGLEFELTHSLSPYTEEAAPLVVTVEAITKQEYLRKTKRFYLHDIVQPDSPAGMKCQVMDQRLKVKVEPPATWNCPPSYFPLEHQIGYIFKDNGKEEHSMNPLIPRGVSKLRVRSRDPLVPSPWSQWTPWKNVVTGGKKEEKCKKKRKGKDSICCKTEKKKGTKTKSRSAFIANE, translated from the exons ATGGCAGGACGTACT aTGACTGTAGTACCATGGGTCATCATGCTCCTCTGTGTTATTCTACCGAGAGTGAATGGTCTCACCTCCTTCCATGaattct acatGGTTG AAGGGGACAGTTTGGTGACTCTGACATGTCCCACGGCATTCTCTGGCGCTATGACGTGGAAGTACGATACTGAGGATTTAGAC AAAACTCAGGTCCAAGGCCATAACCTGATACTGAATGAGGTGGACTGGTATGGAGAATACAGCTGTTGGGATGGAGACAGGAAACTAGGATCCATCTATCTACTGGAGGAGCTGGTCCCGAGGACaggacggt ATTATTTAATCAGCTGTCGGGCCAAGTCTTATGGCTGCACCTTTAACTGTAGCTGGACCAGCAGTGAATTCACAGCTGTCCGTCTTGGGCTGGGCCATGACTG TACTGACAGCCAGGAATCTTGCACCTGGGTATACCCAACGACCAGCCTCCAAGATGGAGGGTTGGAGTTTGAACTGACACATTCGCTTTCACCCTACACTGAGGAGGCCGCTCCCCTAGTGGTCACTGTTGAGGCCATCACCAAGCAGGAGTACCTAAGGAAAACTAAGAGGTTCTACCTACACGACATTG TCCAGCCAGACAGTCCTGCAGGGATGAAGTGCCAGGTGATGGATCAGAGATTGAAGGTGAAAGTAGAACCACCAGCCACCTGGAACTGTCCGCCCAGCTACTTCCCTCTGGAGCACCAGATAGGATACATTTTTAAAGACAACGGAAAG gaGGAGCACTCTATGAATCCTCTCATACCGAGAGGGGTCAGTAAGCTGAGGGTCCGCTCCAGAGACCCCCTGGTCCCTTCCCCCTGGAGCCAGTGGACCCCCTGGAAAAAT GTGGTTACGGGAGGCAAAAAGGAGGAGAAATGCAAAAAGAAACGCAAAGGAAAAGATAGCATCTGCTGcaagacagaaaaaaagaagGGGACCAAGACTAAGTCGAGATCTGCA